In Ananas comosus cultivar F153 linkage group 10, ASM154086v1, whole genome shotgun sequence, the following proteins share a genomic window:
- the LOC109716258 gene encoding LOW QUALITY PROTEIN: disease resistance protein RGA2-like (The sequence of the model RefSeq protein was modified relative to this genomic sequence to represent the inferred CDS: deleted 2 bases in 1 codon), with amino-acid sequence MAEAAAIISGFKWLAPVATEILKNGYSFIGMDVDEKLRDLQNIVIPQMEMLIEAAENSPHKDHLHGWLRSLEEAVYEAEDVLDLYELLSRKKVKSSAGGIKVRLESLPPIKYLSKKFSIKLKNSLIKLEKTAAKAREFRPFLPGGSSNVRGSETANDSGRRVTTTSQLPHKVFGRDKQRDHIIDLLHETAGLEPESSSVKCYSIVAIVGLGGAGKTTLAQYVWDYEKEAEAKHFDIIMWVHVSQRLDVEMLTKEMVESASGKGCDLTSRDKLQEKLEVKETVELQLLAPLRVGNRGSKILMTTREKRAAEALRARNILDLKELEKSDFLSLFMYYAFDDAKIDDIKLCEELEEIVRQNSPKLHGSPLAARMFLTNLKIKRRILSELYPYRIFAESELTNYDQNLDAPLQRCFSYCSLFSKGRKIRRKKLIHLWVAEGFIKIVDESERIEDIGQDYFDELLSSSFFQPTEDDDLYTIHDLLHDLAEMVSKDRYLRVEGNLTETVVHQEIRHLFLRIYTLRGLVEKIGNLKNLRTLIVRTGTSNYYFDDYLHNIFVKLKKLRVVDLGKFRLSKLPESIGNLKHLRYLNLSRSPVEILPKSISTLYHLEFLHIDKCAFVAKQLANWINLQHLYVSKMILNVAGIGSLKQLENLRKFQGYSIHINGLENVKGKGEAPVEIKGIKLLRLEWSTADNISRSLDMDAQVLEGLRPPPHLQHLKIVGYQGCLLPSWMVGDRYLLHNLISLELSACSLPIVSKEDLAIIRSTQDVRISQVVTFMEGLVATNRSCIVSKICWYLRRGYDSQKLHNWLEKTMGIVYQNQQEEEEAQLVLPPSLCRLHIRSCPLTDSTLREGLRGLTSLGSLNLCNIVSLTSLPSADVLGCLTTLRRLEIIQCWFLTSLGGLQALGSLQNLFISFCPNLSAEGGSTSILPSSLGCLEIEACDWKHLDDSQPEPISAIDSEGSDIPFAASLQLGHLKSLWKLNITNCPNIGSLLGLQELNNLNMLTLKGCPKLTRAETKLGSLLSRWFSTDAPSLLYVLLAEEALASLRHLRIAEFKEESFKSEEEQVLQHLTSLEHLVFESCSIKSLPNNLESLSSLQQLRIIDCPNITSLPDLPRSLQRLDLQYSNPELRRRCQNPDDEVWCKISHIPRVIR; translated from the exons ATGGCAGAAGCGGCGGCGATCATCTCGGGATTCAAATGGTTGGCTCCCGTCGCGACCGAGATCCTCAAGAATGGCTACTCCTTCATCGGGATGGATGTGGACGAAAAGCTGCGGGATCTGCAAAACATCGTCATCCCCCAAATGGAGATGCTGATTGAGGCAGCAGAAAATAGCCCGCATAAAGATCACCTCCATGGTTGGCTGCGGAGCCTCGAGGAAGCAGTTTACGAAGCAGAGGACGTGCTGGATCTGTACGA ATTACTTTCTCGAAAAAAAGTGAAGAGTAGTGCAGGAGGAATCAAGGTACGTCTGGAATCTCTTCCTCCAATCAAAtacttatcaaaaaaatttagtataaagCTGAAAAACAGCTTGATTAAGCTGGAGAAGACTGCTGCGAAAGCCAGAGAATTTCGGCCATTCTTGCCCGGAGGGAGTAGTAATGTAAGGGGGTCCGAAACTGCCAACGATTCAGGTCGGAGGGTCACCACCACCTCGCAACTCCCGCACAAAGTGTTCGGCCGAGACAAGCAGCGTGATCATATCATTGACCTCCTGCATGAGACGGCAGGGCTCGAACCTGAATCTAGCTCTGTTAAATGCTATTCTATCGTAGCCATCGTTGGTCTAGGAGGAGCTGGGAAGACGACTCTTGCACAATATGTCTGGGATTATGAAAAAGAAGCAGAAGCCAAGCATTTCGATATCATCATGTGGGTTCATGTGTCCCAGAGATTGGATGTTGAAATGTTGACAAAAGAGATGGTGGAGTCGGCATCTGGAAAGGGATGCGACTTGACTAGTCGCGACAAACTTCAAGAAAAATTGGAAGTT AAAGAGACGGTCGAGCTGCAGTTGCTCGCTCCTTTACGAGTGGGCAATAGAGGAAGCAAGATCTTAATGACGACCCGCGAGAAGAGAGCAGCGGAGGCCTTACGCGCTAGAAACATTCTAGACCTGAAGGAACTAGAAAAAAGTGACTTCTTGTCCTTGTTCATGTACTATGCCTTTGATGATGCCAAAATTGATGATATCAAGCTATGCGAGGAATTGGAAGAGATCGTGAGGCAGAACTCACCGAAGCTGCATGGCTCTCCCTTAGCGGCAAGAATG tttttaacgaatttaaaaattaaaagacgaattttatccgaattatatccgtatcgaatttttgccgaatccgaattaactaactatgatcaaAACTTAGATGCACCATTACAAAGATGCTTCTCATATTGCAGTCTATTTTCGAAGGGTCGGAAAATCCGGCGCAAGAAGCTAATTCACCTGTGGGTCGCCGAGGGCTTCATCAAGATAGTGGATGAGAGTGAGAGAATAGAGGATATAGGCCAAGATTACTTCGATGAATTGCTATCCAGCTCTTTCTTTCAACCGACGGAGGACGATGATCTCTACACTATCCATGATCTATTGCATGATCTAGCAGAGATGGTTTCTAAAGATCGATATCTTAGAGTTGAAGGAAATCTGACAGAGACAGTAGTACATCAAGAGATTCGTCATCTTTTCCTCCGCATCTATACACTGAGGGGTCTCGTTGAGAAGATAGgtaatttaaaaaatctccGCACATTGATAGTCCGTACGGGGACTTCTAATTATTATTTCGATGATTATTTGCACAACATATTTGTCAAACTGAAAAAACTAAGGGTGGTGGATCTTGGCAAATTCAGATTAAGCAAACTACCAGAATCAATTGGGAACCTGAAGCATCTGCGCTACCTTAATCTTTCTCGGTCACCAGTTGAAATTTTGCCAAAATCAATTTCTACACTCTAccatttag agtTTTTGCATATAGATAAATGTGCATTTGTAGCAAAACAACTAGCCAACTGGATTAATTTGCAGCATTTATATGTCTCTAAAATGATTTTGAATGTAGCTGGGATTGGGAGCTTGAAACAACTGGAGAACCTAAGAAAGTTTCAGGGGTACTCAATACATATTAATGGTCTTGAGAATGTTAAAGGAAAGGGGGAGGCCCCTGTGGAGATAAAAGGTATTAAGCTACTTCGTTTAGAATGGAGTACCGCCGATAACATTAGCAGATCGTTAGACATGGACGCACAAGTACTCGAGGGTCTTCGTCCGCCTCCCCATCTTCAGCATCTCAAAATCGTGGGCTATCAGGGTTGCCTATTGCCAAGTTGGATGGTAGGAGACCGATACCTCTTACACAATCTTATATCTCTTGAGCTTTCTGCTTGCTCCCTCCCAATTGTCTCCAAAGAGGATTTAGCAATTATTAGGTCCACACAAGATGTAAGAATTTCCCAAGTAGTGACTTTTATGGAGGGCTTGGTTGCTACAAACAGATCCTGTATTGTATCGAAAATATGCTGGTATTTACGGCGTGGGTATGATTCACAGAAATTGCACAATTGGCTAGAAAAGACCATGGGCATTGTCTACCAAAAccagcaggaggaggaggaggcgcagCTAGTCCTGCCCCCTTCTCTTTGCAGACTTCATATCCGCTCATGTCCGCTCACTGATAGCACATTGCGGGAAGGTTTGCGAGGTCTCACTTCTCTAGGATCCCTGAACCTTTGTAATATTGTTTCTCTTACATCCCTTCCCTCGGCGGATGTGTTGGGATGTCTGACGACGCTCAGAAGGCTAGAAATCATTCAATGCTGGTTCCTAACCTCGCTGGGGGGTTTGCAAGCCCTCGGCTCATTGCAGAATCTCTTCATATCCTTTTGCCCCAACCTATCTGCAGAAGGTGGCAGCACCTCTATCCTGCCCTCGTCTCTAGGGTGTCTCGAGATCGAGGCATGTGATTGGAAGCATTTGGATGATTCGCAGCCTGAACCGATTTCCGCAATCGATTCAGAGGGCTCGGACATCCCATTCGCGGCATCCCTTCAGCTGGGTCATCTGAAATCACTCTGGAAATTGAACATCACCAACTGTCCAAATATTGGTTCCTTGCTCGGTTTGCAAGAGTTGAATAACCTTAACATGCTCACTTTGAAGGGATGTCCGAAACTCACCCGTGCAGAAACCAAGCTAGGGAGTCTCTTATCAAGATGGTTCAGCACTGATGCTCCCTCGCTGCTCTATGTGCTGCTCGCAGAAGAAGCCCTTGCCTCTCTCCGGCACTTGCGTATTGCGGAGTTCAAAGAAGAATCATTCAAGTCGGAGGAAGAGCAAGTGTTGCAGCACCTCACCTCGCTCGAACACCTAGTCTTCGAGAGTTGCAGCATCAAGTCCTTGCCTAACAACTTGGAAAGCCTATCATCCCTTCAACAGCTGCGTATTATCGACTGCCCAAATATCACGTCATTGCCGGATCTGCCGAGATCACTTCAAAGGCTCGACTTGCAATATAGCAATCCGGAGTTGAGGAGGCGATGCCAAAACCCTGATGACGAAGTTTGGTGTAAAATATCGCACATCCCTAGGGTAATCCGTTGA